The following are encoded together in the Pseudomonas sp. IB20 genome:
- a CDS encoding ATP-binding cassette domain-containing protein, translated as MIRLQSLTLQRGPQRLLEDAELTLHAGHKAGLIGANGAGKSTLFALLLGELTPDSGDCLLPADWRIAHMRQEIDTLDRIAVDYVLDGDQRLRQVQHDLAEAEKAQDGAAQARLHSELDSADGYTADARARKMLAGLGFTNEQMDRPVADFSGGWRMRLNLAQALMCPSDLLLLDEPTNHLDLDAILWLEDFLKSYPGTLLLISHDRDFLDAVVDNIAHVEQKKITLYRGGYTAFERARAERLAQQQQAFEKQQAQRAHMESYIARFKAQATKARQAQSRIKALERMEELSAAHVDSPFDFVFRESVKISSPLLDLSDARLGYGDKTILEKVKLQLTPGARIGLLGPNGAGKSTLIKNLSGELQPLAGRLTRGENLVVGYFAQHQLDSLDAKASPLLHLQRLAPTEREQTLRDFLGGFDFRGARIDEPVLNFSGGEKARLALALIAWDRPNLLLLDEPTNHLDLEMRLALTMALQEFSGAVLVVSHDRHLLKSTTDNFLLVADGKVEEFDGDLDDYARWLTDYRLRNAPASNTPVNPDKTDKKAQRQAAAALRQQLAPHKREADKLEAELGKVHERLAKIEASLGDSAVYEAARKDELRDLLAEQAKLKVREGQLEETWMEALELLESLQAELEALS; from the coding sequence ATGATCCGACTTCAAAGCCTAACATTACAGCGTGGCCCGCAACGTCTTCTTGAAGACGCCGAGCTGACCCTGCACGCCGGTCACAAAGCCGGCCTGATCGGTGCCAACGGCGCCGGCAAATCCACGTTGTTCGCTCTGTTGCTGGGTGAGCTGACCCCGGATTCCGGGGACTGCCTGCTGCCGGCCGACTGGCGCATCGCCCATATGCGCCAGGAGATCGACACCCTGGACCGTATCGCGGTCGACTACGTGCTCGATGGCGACCAGCGCCTGCGTCAGGTGCAACACGACCTGGCCGAGGCCGAGAAAGCCCAGGACGGCGCCGCCCAGGCCCGCCTGCACTCGGAACTCGACAGTGCCGACGGCTACACCGCCGACGCCCGCGCCCGCAAGATGCTTGCTGGCCTTGGTTTTACCAACGAGCAGATGGATCGCCCGGTCGCCGACTTCTCCGGTGGCTGGCGCATGCGCCTGAACCTGGCCCAGGCGCTGATGTGCCCCTCGGACTTGTTGCTGCTCGACGAACCGACCAACCACTTGGACCTTGATGCGATCCTGTGGCTGGAAGATTTCCTCAAGAGCTACCCGGGCACTTTGCTGCTGATTTCCCACGACCGGGATTTCCTCGACGCCGTGGTCGACAACATCGCCCACGTCGAACAGAAGAAAATCACCCTGTACCGTGGCGGCTACACTGCGTTCGAACGTGCGCGCGCCGAGCGCCTGGCCCAGCAGCAACAGGCTTTCGAGAAGCAGCAGGCGCAGCGTGCGCACATGGAAAGCTACATCGCCCGGTTCAAGGCCCAGGCCACCAAGGCCCGTCAGGCCCAGAGCCGGATCAAGGCGTTGGAGCGCATGGAAGAGCTGTCGGCGGCCCACGTCGATTCGCCGTTCGACTTTGTCTTCCGCGAGTCGGTGAAAATCTCCAGTCCGTTGCTGGATCTTTCGGATGCACGCCTGGGTTATGGCGACAAAACCATCCTGGAGAAGGTCAAACTTCAGCTTACGCCGGGCGCGCGCATCGGTTTGCTCGGCCCTAACGGTGCGGGCAAGTCGACGCTGATCAAGAACCTGTCGGGTGAATTGCAGCCCCTGGCTGGCCGCCTGACCCGTGGTGAGAACCTGGTGGTGGGCTACTTTGCCCAGCATCAGCTGGACTCCCTCGATGCCAAGGCCAGCCCGCTGCTGCACCTGCAACGCCTGGCGCCGACCGAGCGCGAGCAAACCCTGCGCGACTTCCTCGGCGGCTTCGACTTCCGTGGCGCGCGCATTGATGAGCCGGTGCTGAATTTCTCCGGTGGCGAAAAGGCCCGACTCGCCCTGGCATTGATCGCCTGGGACCGTCCGAACCTGCTGCTGCTTGACGAACCCACTAACCACTTGGACCTGGAAATGCGCCTGGCGCTGACCATGGCCTTGCAGGAGTTCAGTGGTGCGGTGCTGGTGGTCTCTCACGATCGCCACTTGCTCAAGAGCACCACCGACAACTTCCTGCTGGTGGCTGACGGCAAAGTCGAAGAGTTCGACGGTGACCTGGACGACTACGCACGTTGGCTGACGGACTACCGCCTGCGCAACGCGCCGGCCAGCAATACGCCGGTCAACCCGGACAAGACTGACAAGAAAGCCCAGCGCCAGGCTGCCGCCGCACTGCGCCAGCAGTTGGCACCGCACAAGCGCGAAGCCGACAAGCTGGAAGCCGAACTGGGCAAGGTGCACGAGCGCCTGGCCAAGATCG
- a CDS encoding TIGR02444 family protein, producing MCADLWSFALSIYARPGVEAACLRLQAKGADVCLLLCGAWLEQRGVASTPERMQALQDIARPWQKEVVEPLRQVRVQWRAMAQQDEPLAALRERVKALEQEAERELLTRLETLTQAWPIGESEDHQGWLEGLATEAANLDHDALQSLRAMATGT from the coding sequence ATGTGCGCTGACCTGTGGAGCTTTGCCCTCTCGATTTACGCCCGCCCGGGCGTCGAGGCCGCTTGCCTGCGTTTACAGGCCAAAGGCGCGGATGTGTGCCTGCTGCTCTGTGGCGCGTGGCTGGAGCAACGCGGCGTGGCGTCGACGCCCGAACGCATGCAGGCGCTGCAGGACATTGCGCGGCCGTGGCAGAAAGAAGTGGTCGAACCGTTACGACAGGTGCGCGTGCAGTGGCGAGCCATGGCGCAGCAGGATGAGCCATTGGCGGCGTTACGCGAACGGGTCAAAGCCCTGGAGCAGGAGGCGGAACGGGAGTTGCTGACGCGGCTGGAGACGCTAACGCAAGCATGGCCGATCGGAGAAAGCGAGGATCACCAAGGATGGCTTGAAGGCTTGGCGACCGAAGCCGCCAACCTTGACCACGACGCGCTGCAATCGCTGCGCGCCATGGCCACCGGCACTTAG